A genome region from Candidatus Cybelea sp. includes the following:
- a CDS encoding peptide ABC transporter substrate-binding protein, with protein sequence MKPRFFVAGLLALLLGAAACSRPAPPSAGERNAWTVPGVVRLGEDEEPDGLNLMYAHTAASDTISGLLYSFILRYDARGDYVPDLATRVPTLRNGDISRDGRQIVVHLRKGVVWADGAPLTAADWLFTYRLVRDPQTAVKSTYGWDEIASASAPNPYTIVIRLRRASVRVLGILAMGGAGYPPLPLHLLAKVPDLRRSAYNEHPLSSGPYVLKAWNHGSSLTFTPNARYFRGAPKLKEVIWKVVPDVNTLLNELATHEVDVYPSVNANNVARLSSIPGIAVTHRLSANWRHLGINLSRPQLADARVRRAIAEGVDWARIEHDVFHDLDRLAISDIFPESWAAPKLPAYRYDPGDAKRLLAQAGWRSGLDGILVKGPLAMRLTIYATTGHQENTESQVLIQAMLRKIGIDIEVRNYPGSYLFAQNGPLYTGRYDLEWSIETNGPDPDNSGNWAGAFIPPRGANTSWLNDPIVNATSLAAASTFDENARKALYQREEERIRYVVPAVFFSWQTDYTAMNADLKNYIPAAFIGDTWNAWQWTI encoded by the coding sequence GTGAAACCGCGTTTCTTTGTCGCCGGGCTGCTCGCACTGCTCCTAGGAGCGGCTGCGTGCTCGCGACCGGCGCCGCCCTCCGCGGGCGAGCGCAATGCGTGGACGGTCCCGGGCGTCGTGCGTCTGGGCGAAGACGAAGAGCCCGACGGGCTCAACTTGATGTACGCACATACGGCCGCGAGCGATACGATCTCCGGGCTGCTCTATTCGTTCATCCTGCGGTACGACGCGCGAGGCGACTACGTCCCCGACCTTGCCACGCGCGTTCCAACGCTGCGCAACGGCGATATCAGCCGCGACGGCAGGCAGATCGTCGTGCATTTACGCAAGGGCGTCGTCTGGGCCGACGGCGCGCCGCTGACGGCCGCCGACTGGCTCTTCACGTACCGGCTCGTACGCGATCCGCAGACGGCGGTCAAGAGCACGTACGGGTGGGACGAAATTGCATCGGCGTCGGCACCGAATCCGTACACGATCGTCATTCGCCTCCGCCGCGCGAGCGTGCGCGTTCTGGGGATTCTCGCCATGGGCGGGGCGGGCTATCCGCCGCTGCCGCTCCATCTGCTCGCCAAGGTCCCTGACTTGCGCCGGTCGGCCTATAACGAGCACCCGCTTTCGAGCGGACCGTACGTACTGAAAGCGTGGAACCACGGAAGCTCGCTCACCTTCACTCCGAACGCGCGCTATTTCCGCGGAGCGCCGAAGCTCAAAGAGGTGATCTGGAAGGTCGTTCCCGATGTCAACACGCTCTTGAACGAGCTGGCGACGCACGAGGTCGACGTTTACCCCAGCGTCAACGCCAACAACGTCGCGCGCCTTTCGTCGATTCCGGGAATCGCTGTTACGCACCGCCTCAGCGCGAACTGGCGACATCTGGGAATCAACCTTAGCCGTCCGCAGCTCGCCGACGCGCGGGTGCGCCGAGCAATCGCCGAGGGCGTCGACTGGGCGCGCATCGAGCACGACGTCTTTCACGATCTCGATCGGCTCGCGATCTCCGACATCTTCCCGGAGTCGTGGGCGGCCCCGAAACTACCCGCGTACCGCTACGATCCCGGCGACGCAAAGCGATTGCTGGCGCAGGCGGGATGGCGGTCCGGCCTCGACGGCATCCTCGTGAAAGGGCCGCTCGCGATGCGCTTGACGATCTACGCCACGACCGGCCACCAAGAGAACACCGAATCGCAAGTGCTGATCCAGGCGATGTTGCGCAAGATCGGCATCGACATCGAAGTCCGTAACTATCCCGGAAGCTATCTCTTCGCGCAGAACGGGCCGCTGTACACCGGCCGCTACGATCTCGAGTGGTCGATCGAAACCAACGGTCCCGACCCGGACAACTCCGGCAACTGGGCCGGCGCCTTCATTCCGCCGCGCGGTGCGAACACGTCGTGGCTGAACGATCCGATCGTGAACGCTACGAGCCTCGCCGCGGCGAGCACGTTCGATGAGAACGCGCGCAAGGCACTCTACCAGCGGGAAGAGGAACGGATCCGCTACGTCGTGCCAGCCGTCTTCTTCAGCTGGCAAACCGACTACACCGCGATGAACGCGGATCTCAAGAACTACATTCCTGCGGCATTCATCGGCGACACCTGGAACGCGTGGCAGTGGACGATCTGA
- a CDS encoding C39 family peptidase — protein MDDLNAGTFTQKLGADETTRLFFEASRRGVLSWNTHTESGRLSFRLLRAHLPAGDWLDHSEWRPGGAKSLSPSHDDTVVEVDVIRAAQPFDGIEVRAPGVHFEQLAFSAPVRVRDSLPYASHSLILDVPARSQYAEQPNERGWCSPAALSMIHAYHGIEVSVTQTAREVFDRSYNGTGNWVFNVAYSGRLGLRAAVAHLRNLDHAQRLIERNLPLAISYSWSAGELPGAPLERSDGHLAVLCGFTRAGDCAINDPAAPNVRVVYPRAALERIWQRNDGIAYVIAPVGIEYADVLNGT, from the coding sequence GTGGACGATCTGAACGCCGGAACGTTTACGCAAAAACTGGGAGCCGACGAAACGACCCGCCTCTTCTTCGAGGCCTCCCGGCGCGGCGTGCTGAGTTGGAACACGCATACGGAGAGCGGCCGTCTCTCCTTCCGCCTGCTTCGCGCGCACCTGCCCGCGGGGGACTGGCTCGACCACTCCGAGTGGAGGCCCGGCGGGGCGAAGTCACTGAGCCCGTCGCACGATGACACCGTCGTCGAGGTCGACGTCATCCGCGCGGCGCAGCCGTTCGACGGCATCGAGGTTCGTGCGCCCGGCGTGCACTTCGAGCAGCTGGCGTTTTCCGCACCGGTACGGGTCCGCGACTCGCTTCCCTACGCGAGCCACTCGCTGATCTTAGACGTTCCCGCGCGCTCCCAGTACGCGGAGCAGCCCAACGAGCGTGGGTGGTGCAGCCCCGCGGCGCTTTCGATGATTCACGCCTATCACGGAATCGAGGTTTCCGTAACCCAGACAGCGCGCGAAGTCTTCGACCGCTCGTACAACGGAACCGGCAACTGGGTCTTCAACGTTGCCTACAGCGGCCGTCTCGGTTTGCGCGCCGCCGTGGCGCACCTGCGCAATCTCGATCACGCCCAGCGTCTGATCGAACGAAATCTTCCGCTAGCGATCTCGTACTCGTGGAGTGCGGGCGAGCTTCCGGGCGCGCCGCTGGAACGCTCGGACGGCCACCTCGCGGTGCTCTGCGGGTTTACGCGCGCCGGCGACTGCGCGATCAACGATCCGGCGGCCCCAAACGTACGCGTCGTCTATCCGCGAGCCGCCCTCGAGCGAATCTGGCAGCGCAACGACGGCATCGCCTACGTCATCGCACCGGTCGGCATCGAATACGCCGATGTGCTCAACGGCACGTGA
- a CDS encoding methyltransferase, producing the protein MNVAGELLEIARGALACGAAGCGGPLSGAELALVRAAGRPAKYAGRSIRAAIRDGGDPLGDGLCAARSRVARRTLGTFYTPPAIVDAMTRWALERRAERLVDAGCGSGRFAVAAAKHDRFLALIAVDVDPLATLMTRAALAAVGAANSRVINEDYLFARIERIAGRTAFVGNPPYVRHHELTPAVKARASAIASAIGSSISGLAGLHVLFYLATLALHAKRGDVGSFVTSAEWLDVRYGAFLRDAFAGELGGRGLAAFDPRARPFADAMTTAAITTFSIGSATRFVTLSQLTDPAAISLRGGRRCERSELARTPRWSALFRGTQERDEAGRIGTLFRVSRGQVTGANGFFVMSKACASERGILRHCVPLVASAKEVLESGGIVRDAAHRMVALQIDSEAHVLADEALADYVRAGEAAQIHRGYIASRRRPWYSLVFPRPPIVGTYMARSAPCFARNPDGLGLLNVVHGLYPRRPLDERTLEHVVASLNARRASFVGKGRTYHGGLEKFEPREMEALPLDLSE; encoded by the coding sequence GTGAACGTCGCTGGGGAGCTGCTCGAGATCGCCCGCGGCGCGTTGGCCTGCGGCGCCGCCGGCTGCGGCGGCCCGCTCTCCGGCGCCGAACTCGCTCTCGTTCGCGCCGCCGGCCGCCCCGCAAAATACGCGGGCCGCAGCATCCGCGCCGCCATTCGCGACGGCGGGGATCCGCTCGGAGATGGTCTCTGCGCGGCCCGCTCGCGGGTGGCGCGCCGCACCCTCGGCACGTTCTACACGCCTCCCGCAATCGTCGACGCGATGACGCGCTGGGCACTGGAACGCCGTGCCGAACGGCTCGTCGACGCAGGCTGCGGAAGCGGACGGTTCGCAGTCGCCGCGGCTAAGCACGACCGTTTCCTGGCGCTCATCGCCGTCGACGTCGACCCTCTGGCCACACTGATGACGCGCGCGGCGCTCGCTGCCGTCGGCGCGGCAAACTCAAGAGTCATCAACGAGGATTATCTCTTCGCCCGCATCGAGCGAATTGCCGGACGAACCGCCTTTGTCGGAAATCCGCCCTACGTTCGTCACCACGAGCTGACGCCGGCAGTCAAGGCGAGAGCCTCCGCGATTGCGAGCGCCATCGGTTCGAGCATCTCTGGTCTGGCCGGCCTGCACGTCCTGTTCTATCTCGCAACCTTGGCGCTGCACGCCAAACGCGGCGACGTCGGCTCCTTCGTGACGAGCGCCGAGTGGCTCGACGTGCGTTACGGCGCCTTTCTTCGCGACGCGTTTGCCGGCGAGCTTGGCGGACGCGGGCTTGCCGCTTTCGATCCGCGCGCGAGGCCGTTTGCCGATGCGATGACCACCGCTGCGATAACGACCTTTTCCATCGGAAGCGCAACGCGATTCGTTACGCTCTCGCAGCTCACCGACCCAGCGGCGATCTCACTGCGTGGGGGACGGCGGTGCGAGCGTTCCGAGCTCGCACGTACGCCGCGCTGGTCCGCGCTCTTCCGAGGAACCCAAGAGCGCGACGAGGCCGGGCGGATCGGCACGCTCTTTCGCGTCTCACGAGGACAAGTCACCGGCGCAAACGGCTTCTTCGTCATGTCCAAGGCCTGCGCGAGCGAGCGCGGCATCTTACGGCACTGCGTTCCGCTCGTCGCCTCCGCGAAAGAAGTCCTCGAATCAGGCGGGATCGTGCGCGATGCTGCGCACCGCATGGTCGCGCTGCAGATTGACTCCGAGGCCCACGTTCTCGCAGACGAAGCGCTCGCAGACTACGTTCGCGCGGGGGAGGCCGCGCAAATTCACCGCGGGTACATCGCGAGCCGGCGCCGCCCGTGGTACTCGCTCGTCTTTCCCCGGCCGCCGATCGTCGGAACCTATATGGCTCGCAGCGCTCCGTGCTTTGCCCGCAACCCGGACGGCCTCGGGCTGCTCAACGTCGTTCACGGACTCTACCCGCGCCGGCCGCTGGACGAACGGACGCTCGAGCACGTCGTTGCATCGCTCAACGCCAGGCGCGCGAGCTTCGTCGGCAAGGGCCGAACCTATCACGGCGGGCTGGAAAAGTTCGAGCCTCGCGAAATGGAAGCGCTCCCGCTCGACCTATCCGAATGA